In Bradysia coprophila strain Holo2 unplaced genomic scaffold, BU_Bcop_v1 contig_350, whole genome shotgun sequence, a genomic segment contains:
- the LOC119080690 gene encoding acetyl-coenzyme A synthetase — MPSDQNVYQPSPQTSKDSHVSSFEQYQELYKESIENPQGFWGKISKQFHWETPPNDPNNIVTYNFDISQGPIFIKWLDGASTNICFNLLDKNVKNGNADTIAFHWEGNHPEDYSRLTYKKLLEEVCRFSNVLKSHGVRKGDRISIYMPMVLELPIAILACCRIGAVHSIVFAGFSSDSLAERMHDCQAKILVTADGAWRGEKPLHLKTICDEAMDKASAMGHNVEKCIVVSHLNRVTPGSEDLVNTLPPTPWTDGRDFWWHDEMEDAEKTCYPEWMGAEDPLFMLYTSGSTGKPKGVLHTTGGYLLYASTTFKLVFDYKPGDVYWCTADIGWITGHTYGVYGPLANGATSVMFEGTPFFPDNDRFWQVIDKYEVNQFYTAPTAIRALMKFGDEPVLRHSLKSLRVLGSVGEPINPEAWLWYYKIVGKNQCSIVDTFWQTETGGHVITPLPGATPMKPGSASFPFFGVKPTLLDENGTEIVGEGEGYLVFSQPWPGMMRTLFNNHPRFESTYFSKFNGYYCTGDGARRDADGYLWITGRVDDMLNVSGHLMSTAEVESVLTEHDSVAEAAVVSRPHPVKGECLYCFITPNENKEFDRKLIGELKKLVRERIGPFAQPDIIQHAPGLPKTRSGKIMRRVLRKIAINDRNVGDTSTLADEGIVEILFANRPDDA; from the exons ATGCCATCCGATCAGAATGTGTACCAGCCGAGTCCGCAGACCAGCAAAGATTCTCACGTTTCCAGTTTCGAGCAATACCAAGAGTTATATAAGGAATCGATAGAAAATCCTCAAGGTTTCTGGgggaaaatttcgaaacaattTCACTGGGAAACACCACCAAACGATCCGAACAACATAGTCACATACAATTTCGATATATCTCAAGGACCCATTTTCATTAAGTGGTTAGATGGTGCGTCCACAAATATTTGCTTCAATTTACTGGACAAGAATGTTAAAAACGGCAATGCAGACACGATTGCTTTTCATTG GGAAGGCAATCACCCAGAAGACTATAGTCGCCTTACATACAAGAAACTCCTAGAAGAAGTATGCCGTTTCTCAAATGTACTCAAATCACATGGCGTACGCAAAGGCGATCGGATATCAATTTACATGCCAATGGTTCTGGAATTACCAATTGCGATCCTAGCTTGCTGTCGAATTGGTGCCGTTCACTCTATTGTT TTTGCCGGTTTCTCTTCCGATTCTCTTGCCGAACGAATGCATGATTGCCAAGCAAAAATTTTGGTAACAGCCGACGGAGCATGGCGTGGGGAAAAACCGTTacatttgaaaacaatttgcgATGAAGCCATGGACAAAGCATCCGCAATGGGACATAATGTGGAAAAGTGCATTGTTGTGTCGCACCTGAACAGAGTTACGCCAGGTAGCGAAGATCTTGTCAATACTCTACCACCAACGCCATGGACAGATGGTCGCGATTTTTGGTGGCATGACGAAATGGAAGACGCTGAAAAGACATGCTATCCCGAATGGATGGGTGCGGAAGATCCATTGTTTATGTTATACACTAGTGGATCGACAGGAAAGCC AAAAGGCGTCCTACACACAACTGGAGGATATCTACTGTATGCAAGCACAACGTTTAAATTGGTTTTCGATTACAAGCCAGGTGATGTTTACTGGTGTACGGCTGATATTGGTTGGATCACCGGTCACACGTATGGAGTGTACGGTCCTCTGGCAAACGGAGCTACTTCAGTAATG TTCGAAGGAACGCCATTTTTCCCCGACAATGACCGATTTTGGCAAGTCATCGATAAATACGAAGTGAATCAATTTTATACGGCACCAACTGCTATTCGAGCACTAATGAAATTCGGAGACGAACCGGTTCTTAGGCACAGTTTAAAATCGCTAAG AGTTCTCGGCAGTGTAGGTGAACCAATAAATCCGGAGGCCTGGCTATGGTACTATAAAATTGTCGGAAAAAATCAGTGCTCTATTGTCGATACGTTTTGGCAGACAGAAACCGGTGGACATGTGATTACACCACTACCAGGAGCCACACCAATGAAACCCGGATCAGCC TCTTTTCCGTTCTTTGGCGTCAAACCGACATTACTTGACGAAAATGGCACAGAAATCGTTGGTGAAGGTGAAGGATATTTGGTATTCTCGCAGCCATGGCCGGGAATGATGAGAACTTTGTTCAATAATCATCCACGATTCGAGTCTACCTATTTCTCTAAGTTCAATGGCTATTACTGCACAGGAGACG GTGCCAGAAGAGACGCTGACGGTTACTTATGGATAACCGGTCGTGTGGACGACATGTTAAATGTGTCTGGTCATTTAATGTCCACTGCTGAAGTGGAATCAGTTTTAACGGAACACGATAGCGTAGCCGAGGCCGCAGTCGTATCGCGTCCGCATCCGGTCAAGGGCGAATGTCTTTACTGTTTCATTACACcgaatgaaaataaagaattCGATCGAAAGCTGATTGGTGAACTGAAAAAATTGGTAAGAGAACGTATCGGGCCGTTCGCTCAACCGGACATAATTCAACATGCGCCCGGACTACCGAAAACTAGGTCGGGTAAAATAATGAGACGAGTGTTGAGAAAAATTGCCATCAATGATCGAAACGTGGGCGATACATCGACACTGGCCGACGAGGGAATTGTAGAGATATTATTTGCGAATCGGCCGGACGATGCCTAA
- the LOC119080722 gene encoding N-acetylgalactosamine kinase: MEDSADISVKVSKVPHGVKRLDELKKYFVDEYGCEPEYFVKVPGRVNIIGEHIDYCGYPVLPMALEQNIMVAVAVSPSTTKLQLANINPKYRSFECDITAFEIDIGDGSPDWYKYFLCGVRGVIEHFSVVPVCGMKVLVSGNIPPASGLSSSSALVSAATLTTSYANKLSLNKQVLAEISAKCERYIGTQGGGMDQAIAFLAKEGCAQFIDWNPLTATPVSLPENAVFVIANSLSEANKAATNDFNQRVVECRIGCSIIAKSQGLHWRKINRFASLQKELGVSLGDLRDLADDLLKKEIYSRNDILEILDVNDVEFEEIFLSSNTKGMNKFNLRDRGLHVLQESIRVQTFCDLCRSSGSISDLSMLMRQSHLSLDIQYQCSHPKLNELVEISDRFGVGARLTGAGWGGCIVALCESKEKSQEFISELKEQYYKKLPEFGTGLNLENVVFATSPQAGAEIFTI, from the exons ATGGAAGACAGTGCAGACATCTCGGTAAAAGTGTCTAAAGTTCCACATGGCGTCAAGagattggacgaattgaaaaaatatttcgttgatGAATATGGTTGTGAGCCTGAATATTTCGTTAAAGTTCCGGGACG GGTGAACATAATTGGTGAACACATAGACTATTGCGGATATCCCGTGCTACCTATGGCACTCGAGCAAAATATTATGGTAGCTGTGGCTGTGTCCCCTAGTACAACGAAATTGCAGTTAGCAAATATCAACCCAAAGTATAGGTCGTTCGAGTGTGATATTACCGCGTTCGA AATTGATATTGGGGATGGCAGCCCTGATTggtacaaatattttttgtgtggagtGAGGGGCgtcattgaacatttttccGTTGTGCCAGTTTGTGGAATGAAAGTTCTTGTTTCCGGAAATATACCTCCCGCTAGTGGCTTATCGAGTTCGAGTGCCTTAGTTAGTGCGGCAACGTTGACGACAAGCTATGCTAATAAG CTATCGCTTAACAAACAAGTACTTGCAGAAATTTCGGCGAAATGTGAAAGGTACATTGGTACACAAG GTGGAG GCATGGATCAGGCGATagcttttttagcgaaagAAG GGTGTGCCCAGTTCATTGATTGGAATCCCCTGACAGCCACGCCGGTTTCTCTGCCAGAAAATGCGGTGTTCGTCATTGCTAATAGTTTATCTGAAGCGAATAAAGCCGCGACGAATGATTTCAATCAAAGGGTGGTGGAATGTCGCATTGGATGCAG TATTATTGCAAAGTCGCAAGGACTACATTggagaaaaattaacagattTGCGTCACTCCAAAAGGAACTTGGTGTAAGTTTAGGCGACTTGCGTGATCTCGCTGACGACTTGCTGAAGAAGGAAATCTACTCAAGGAATGATATTCTGGAAATTCTAGACGTGAACGATGTAGaattcgaagaaatttttctctcaTCCAACACGAAAGGaatgaacaaatttaatttacgtgATCGAGGTCTGCATGTTCTGCAAG AATCGATTCGAGTTCAAACGTTTTGTGATTTATGCCGATCGAGCGGATCCATATCCGATTTATCGATGCTAATGCGTCAATCGCATCTCAGCTTGGATATCCAGTATCAATGCTCGCATCCGAAATTGAACGAACTCGTAGAAATTTCGGATAGATTTGGCGTTGGAGCTAGGTTAACTGGTGCCGG ATGGGGTGGCTGTATCGTTGCGCTATGCGAATCCAAAGAAAAGAGCCAGGAGTTCATAAGCGAGCTCAAAGAGCAATACTACAAAAAGTTGCCTGAATTTGGAACTGGTCttaatttggaaaatgtaGTTTTTGCCACGAGCCCACAGGCGGGTGctgaaatatttacaatttga
- the LOC119080786 gene encoding uncharacterized protein LOC119080786, translating into MVQGPNFMKIDVICLRHRPDMLKNAINVKITSSAEITMDEFDGSWPAYTRATNFFAYYRIHNRKQRHLLQSWYSQILGSQFNYSSDRHDTMLLDHWTIDIGNEDDFIVDGHKVPFHAIIKTPAMEYFYAQTNVACNPKFMVAYTGEARRIPLFDEHKVVQPYYHSNPDCSVLNNCTELRNCYRKIEPIRQVQAVMTESERLAEEVF; encoded by the exons ATGGTTCAAGGTccgaattttatgaaaatcgatGTGATTTGTTTGAGGCACAGACCGGAcat GTTGAAGAACGCCATCAACGTAAAAATCACATCTTCCGCCGAAATCACCATGGATGAATTTGACGGAAGCTGGCCAGCATATACTAGAGCAACAAACTTTTTCGCATATTACCGCATTCATAATCGCAAACAACGTCATTTATTGCAATCTTGGTACTCACAAATTCTGGGTAGtcaattcaattattcatCAGATCGGCACGATACCATGTTATTAGATCATTGGACCATTGACATTGGAAACGAGGATGATTTTATTGTGGACGGTCACAAGGTCCCATTTCATGCAATCATTAAAACACCAGCTATGGAATATTTCTACGCCCAAACAAATGTCGCTTGCAATCCCAAATTTATGGTTGCCTACACCGGTGAAGCACGACGAATACCGTTATTTGACGAGCATAAAGTTGTACAGCCGTATTATCATTCAAATCCCGACTGTTCGGTTTTAAATAACtgcactgagttgagaaattGCTATAGGAAAATTGAACCGATTCGCCAGGTTCAGGCTGTTATGACAGAAAGCGAAAGACTTGCCGAAGAGGTCTTTTGA
- the LOC119080806 gene encoding uncharacterized protein LOC119080806: protein MTTKRECEFSVTICRVRTDNSWHPIVMPDCTIEKNRNMNFQHPFDCSKFYKCDQSRLIEKQCQTGYYWNQQSTACERESRGESTCEAAEPFRYGENRRNNAPVTRRHGRGCDKEHEDDTSAEKPLLRKRVSYLDDSNSSEMADSYGA, encoded by the exons ATGACCACAAAAAGAGAATGCGAGTTTTCCGTTACAATATGCAGAG TTCGCACCGACAATTCCTGGCATCCAATAGTTATGCCCGACTGTACCATCGAGAAAAACCGAAACATGAATTTCCAGCATCCCTTTGACTGCTCGAAATTCTATAAATGTGATCAATCGAGGCTGATCGAAAAACAATGTCAAACCGGCTATTATTGGAATCAGCAAAGTACAGCTTGCGAGCGCGAATCTCGAGGCGAATCTACGTGCGAAGCTGCTGAACCCTTTCGATATGGCGAAAATAGAAGGAACAATGCACCAGTTACTAGAAGACACGGACGTGGTTGTGATAAAGAACACGAAGATGATACCAGCGCTGAAAAACCATTGCTCCGAAAACGCGTAAGTTATTTGGATGATAGTAACAGTAGCGAGATGGCTGATAGTTACGGGGCTTAG